The following DNA comes from Candidatus Hydrogenedentota bacterium.
CAGTTGCATCAATCCGCGAATAGACGGTTCGGGCCCTTCCTGGGGTACCGCTTTTGCGCCGTTACTGTCGATGATGGCAGAGACTTCCACAGACACATCATCATCAAAGGTGGGCACAGCGCCATTGTTGCGACAGCAAACAACCTGACGTGATCCCCGGTTATTTTCAATAGCGTCTATGAGCAGGAAGGCTGCAGTAGAATAATGGGCGCCGCCGCGCTTGCCCAATTCTTCAGGTTTTTCGGTCAATTCAGGATTCCGATATTTCTCGAATAAGGCGTCTTCCACTTCCACCACTTCTTCGCCACGGGTCCGCGTTTTGTTTTTTAATGTACGCAATACCGTATCGGTGCTGTAGAAATATTGGAGGTAGTAGTTACAAAACATGTTGAGGCTTCGAATGGCTTCGATCATGTTTTCACGGGTATCATCTTCTTCCCATTCATGACGGGCGTGTTCGATAAATTTCTCCAATACCGCCGCTGTAATGTCTTGATCGTCTGCGTAAAAATGACGTACCCACGACAAATGGTTCAATCCCACATAGTCCATGGTCACACGTTGGGGGTCATATCCGAGATGTTTGGAAACGTCCATAATCATACCAATGGGCACATTGCACAGTCCCACGGTCCGTATCTTGCTGTGCTTTAGCACCGCTTCCGTGTTGATGCCGGCAGGGTTGGTAAAGTTGATCAAGAAGGCGTTAGGACAAAGCTCTTCCATTCTGTGTGCCACTTCCAGAATGCGGGGGATGGTGCGCAATGCGCAGGCAAAACCGCCCACCCCTGTTGTCTCCTGTCCGACAATACCGTATTTTAATCCAAGTTTTTCATCGGCTATGCGAGCACCCATTTGCCCTACACGAATTTGGGTAACCACATATTTGGCATCGGTCACCGCTTCGTCAAGCGAGCTCGTGCTGAAGACACGGAAAGGGTTGCCGTGCCGTGACGCCATACGTTCGGCAAAATCACGATTAATTTTCAGGCGCTCTTCATCCTGATCCATGAGCCAAACTTCAGATACAGGAATCTGATCTAAGCGTGAAAATAATCCATCCAACAATTCGGGCGTGTAAGAACTACCGCCGCCAATTACTGTAAATTTCATAATCTGGTTACCTTATATTCTGTTGTGTTTTTTTATCGTAAATTATGAGCATTATTTCGCAGCAATAACATATAATCGCTTATATATCATTCTCCTGCAAAGAGGGAAATATAGAAGGACAATGACTTCGTGCTCTGAATTACCGCTGCTGCTCCACGATCCAATTCTTAAAAATTATAATACAGTGCTGTGCTTAAAAAGTCAATTTCTGACTGATTTATTTGTGTTCAGAAGTCGCTGTCAGTTTCTGTGTACTGCGAGGCCTTTCTTGGTAGAAAGTTAACATCCTTAACAAAATAATATGGCTTAAAAATCCGGGGTGAATTTGGTCTCGGATTTACTTTAATAGCTTCGCTTTAATACCTGATCCATTTTCAAAATCATGTGCGCAATGTCCTCCCGTTTTTTCAACAGCACTTCAGGATCACGCGTAAAAGAGACTAAACTGGGAACAATATCATGGAGATTGTATGCGTCAGCCGCTTCTTTCAGCAGCGTGTCATGCCCGGGGATACCTTTCAAGGCACGTACCCGTTCCATGAAGAGCGTAAAATAATCGAAATCTTCAATGCCGTCACGGATAATTTCCCAACGGATAGAGTTCACGGGACCATCGGCGCCGGGGTAGAGCAATATGCCATCCCCGTTCACCGGAGTAATATCGAGGACACTGTCGTAGGGATTTTGATTGTCCAGCCAATAATTCACATTCCAATATTGCATGCCCCGTAATCCCAACGCCCATGTTTGCCAGAATAAAATTCTATGTTCAATACCGGCAAAGTCCAAGAAGAAATTGCCGTAGGGCCGCGGCGGTGTATGGTTCACATACCACCAGACTTCTCCGTTTTCTGAAGCACGCTTGAGTATTGCCGCGTTGTGAGTCGTATCAAAGACTTGTGCGTGCAAAGACCAAATGTCCAAAAAGGGCGGGATGAAAGGACGTAGCCCCTGCGTACTCACCGTTATCGGAATATCGGGCGCGTTTTCTTCCCAAATCTCCATGCTTTCCAAAATACGGTTCCACGCCGGCTCTTCCGGTTCGATGGCCAGCTGGGTGAAGGCTCTGTTGCTGAGCGATTTTCTTTTTACGAAAGCGTTGGCAGCACGAAGTTGTTCCGGAGCGTCCAACAGATTCGCCGGCACATGAATGGTGGAGAGTCCCGATTTGAGC
Coding sequences within:
- a CDS encoding 6-phospho-beta-glucosidase, giving the protein MKFTVIGGGSSYTPELLDGLFSRLDQIPVSEVWLMDQDEERLKINRDFAERMASRHGNPFRVFSTSSLDEAVTDAKYVVTQIRVGQMGARIADEKLGLKYGIVGQETTGVGGFACALRTIPRILEVAHRMEELCPNAFLINFTNPAGINTEAVLKHSKIRTVGLCNVPIGMIMDVSKHLGYDPQRVTMDYVGLNHLSWVRHFYADDQDITAAVLEKFIEHARHEWEEDDTRENMIEAIRSLNMFCNYYLQYFYSTDTVLRTLKNKTRTRGEEVVEVEDALFEKYRNPELTEKPEELGKRGGAHYSTAAFLLIDAIENNRGSRQVVCCRNNGAVPTFDDDVSVEVSAIIDSNGAKAVPQEGPEPSIRGLMQLIKAYETLTVEAAVKGCRESAYKALLFHPLMPNALGCRALLNDLLEINRPYLQGTFF
- a CDS encoding DUF4091 domain-containing protein codes for the protein FQTCLPPPVDMMLAKVNISASEWIHETGGDRISQNDISLFHVHHHHVPIPSHYEGPTGWWPDALPPLKAFSAEAGRTTPGWVTVYARPGAAPGIYRGSITVSAANGGPWELGLELTIYDFELPTIPTLKTDFGFSMESVSQYASSINASPDRIARGFLENALMHRVTLHELSQMPGISSNYAADLARYEQRLDFLLKSGLSTIHVPANLLDAPEQLRAANAFVKRKSLSNRAFTQLAIEPEEPAWNRILESMEIWEENAPDIPITVSTQGLRPFIPPFLDIWSLHAQVFDTTHNAAILKRASENGEVWWYVNHTPPRPYGNFFLDFAGIEHRILFWQTWALGLRGMQYWNVNYWLDNQNPYDSVLDITPVNGDGILLYPGADGPVNSIRWEIIRDGIEDFDYFTLFMERVRALKGIPGHDTLLKEAADAYNLHDIVPSLVSFTRDPEVLLKKREDIAHMILKMDQVLKRSY